The Octadecabacter arcticus 238 genome contains a region encoding:
- a CDS encoding VOC family protein, translating into MSLRSLGYIGIRSSKTEDWSSFATSLLGMQQVDRGGGARAFRMDDRKQRLLVTDDGQEGLDFMGWEVDHPYELDRLANRLENAGVTVRVESAALADQRLVSQLISFKDPDGNHIEVFCNPQIADDPFVPARPISGFKTGTLGMGHAVLHVEDATALLPFYRDLLGFSVTDYAQAPYPLYFFHVNGRHHSFAMVGSGRKGLHHFMVELQSLDDVGQGYDIAQAEEGRVAYTLGRHSNDHMTSFYATTPSGFFVEYGWGARVIEPDTWKAHETSDGPSYWGHERVHLPEGDAARDRLREMRMDAARRGARAADPVPNCAWLDAVVRQE; encoded by the coding sequence CGTCCCTTTTGGGGATGCAGCAGGTTGATCGCGGTGGCGGCGCGCGGGCGTTTCGCATGGACGACCGCAAGCAGCGTCTGTTGGTCACGGATGATGGTCAGGAAGGGCTGGATTTCATGGGGTGGGAAGTCGACCACCCTTATGAGCTGGACCGTCTGGCCAACCGCCTTGAGAACGCGGGCGTGACAGTTCGGGTGGAATCTGCGGCCCTTGCCGATCAGCGGCTGGTCAGTCAGCTGATTTCCTTCAAAGACCCCGACGGCAACCATATCGAAGTGTTCTGCAATCCGCAGATCGCCGACGATCCCTTTGTTCCCGCGCGCCCCATATCGGGGTTCAAGACGGGAACTTTGGGCATGGGTCATGCCGTTCTGCACGTAGAGGACGCGACCGCCCTTCTGCCTTTCTACCGCGATCTGCTAGGGTTCAGCGTCACCGATTATGCGCAGGCCCCTTATCCACTGTATTTCTTTCATGTGAACGGACGACACCACAGTTTTGCTATGGTCGGATCGGGGCGCAAGGGGCTGCACCACTTCATGGTCGAACTGCAATCGCTTGACGATGTCGGTCAAGGCTATGACATTGCGCAAGCTGAAGAGGGACGTGTCGCCTACACATTGGGTCGCCACTCCAACGATCACATGACGAGCTTTTACGCCACAACGCCGTCTGGCTTTTTCGTGGAATACGGCTGGGGCGCACGGGTAATCGAACCGGACACATGGAAAGCCCACGAAACATCGGACGGCCCAAGCTACTGGGGCCATGAACGGGTGCATCTGCCTGAAGGTGATGCCGCCCGCGACCGCTTGCGCGAGATGCGGATGGATGCTGCACGGCGCGGAGCGCGCGCTGCCGATCCGGTGCCCAATTGCGCGTGGCTGGATGCGGTCGTGCGGCAGGAATGA